In Cotesia glomerata isolate CgM1 linkage group LG1, MPM_Cglom_v2.3, whole genome shotgun sequence, one genomic interval encodes:
- the LOC123264920 gene encoding ATP-dependent DNA helicase pfh1-like, with protein MKEQLRLIANAFLKASEFGSQEAVYYILALSLSMCSREVVFVNTNHPENRIQIVKSKQDFQRLPLNSTDIYIKDTLDHYIHRPFDGAGVGKSRLIEAIYQAILRYLNFSSYNLESIKVLLCAPTVKAAFGIKGLTLHAAFILPLNQCSTELFPLSSGTRNTLYAKLKDLSLLIIDEISMVGSKTIQQVDSRLKQIFQTAKPFGGISVIVFGDFNQSAPVGDRYIIQAHSSDLYGNVIGNPLWNLFTSYQLTEIMRQKDDIKFAETLNNLANGTFSEHDYDIFESRIVHSDCEIPKDAIHLFRKATEKMKQYLLSLCKNLETKNAQGLPSDLSLSIGIKYMLTVNIDVEDGLVNDAVGILRGYDFNENGDIFSLDRFL; from the exons ATGAAAGAACAACTGAGGTTGATTGCTAACGCATTCTTGAAAGCAAGCGAATTTGGTTCCCAAGAAGCAGTTTATTACATCTTAGCATTGTCTCTTTCAATGTGTTCAAGAGAAGTTGTATTTGTCAATACAAATCATCCGGAAAATAGAATTCAAATAGTTAAATCGAAACAAGACTTTCAGAGATTACCATTAAATTCAACAGATATTTACATCAAAGATACATTAGACCATTATATTCATCGCCCATTTGA TGGAGCTGGTGTTGGAAAATCTCGTTTGATTGAAGCTATTTATCAAGCTATTCTTCGTTATTTGAATTTCAGCTCATATAATTTAGAATCAATTAAAGTTTTACTGTGTGCTCCAACAGTAAAAGCAGCATTCGGGATAAAAGGTCTAACGTTACATGCAGCTTTTATATTACCGTTAAATCAATGTTCGACAGAACTTTTTCCATTAAGTAGTGGTACCCGAAATACTTTGTatgcaaaattaaaagatcTTAGTTTActtataattgatgaaattagTATGGTAGGTTCGAAAACAATTCAACAAGTTGATAGTCgattgaaacaaatttttcaaactgcaaaACCTTTTGGTGGGATATCGGTAATTGTATTTGGTGATTTTAATCAATCAGCTCCAGTAGGAGATCGATATATTATCCAAGCACATTCATCAGATCTTTATGGAAATGTTATAGGTAATCCTTTATGGAATTTATTCACAAGTTATCAGTTGACAGAAATAATGCGGCAAAaagatgacattaaatttgCTGAAACTCTAAATAATTTAGCTAATGGTACATTTTCAGAACATgattatgatatttttgaatctaGAATAGTACATAGTGACTGTGAGATACCGAAAGATGCAATTCAtctttttc GAAAAGCGACTGAAAAGATGAAACAATACTTACTTAgcttatgtaaaaatttagaaactaAAAATGCACAAGGATTACCTTCTGATTTGTCACTCAGTATtggtattaaatatatgttgACTGTAAACATTGATGTAGAAGATGGACTCGTCAATGATGCAGTAGGAATACTTAGGGGATATGATTTCAATGAAAATGGagatatttttagtttggatAGATTTTTGTGA
- the LOC123263809 gene encoding uncharacterized protein LOC123263809: MYKHQSLKLTIRNSATSVINDTNTIRASFKIPTIRPQHSLTKLEKFYAEYIKVKTHHKREKKSKAQKQNVEKFNQKLDKLFDISNSTMVKNLPKEQQQFLNECQKGKTNLHSPVTNFLPVETFQNKSDTEQEITNEDNENNTDEIGMKLSQHSMPASFCSLSSNSSGLKRTYSDFEDELPVPPKKKKINIF, encoded by the exons atgtataaacatcagtctttaaaattaactattcgAAATAGTGCTACTAGTGTTATTAACGATACTAATACTATTCGGGCTAGTTTCAAGATTCCAACTATACGTCCTCAGCACAGTCTTACgaagttggaaaaattttatgccgAATATATAAAAGTGAAGACACATCACAAGagggaaaaaaaatcgaaagcACAAAAACAGAATGTTGAAAAGTTTAACCAAAAACTAGATAAATTGTTCGATATTTCGAATTCCACAATGGTTAAGAATTTGCCAAAAGAGCAGCAACAATTTCTGAATGAGTGTCAAAAGGGGAAAACCAATCTTCACTCACCTGTTACTAATTTCTTGCCGGTGGAAACTTTTCAGAATAAATCTGACACTGAACAGGAGATAACAAATGAAGATAATGAGAATAATACAGACGAAATTG gcATGAAATTATCGCAACATTCGATGCCAGCAAGTTTTTGTAGTCTATCATCAAATTCCAGTGGGTTGAAACGAACATATTCTGATTTTGAGGATGAACTCCCTGTACCtcctaaaaagaaaaaaatcaatattttttaa